In Streptomyces sp. SN-593, a single genomic region encodes these proteins:
- a CDS encoding 5-methylcytosine restriction system specificity protein McrC → MTLDEYASCRVPTSDLSSEDLHRLRSLKSVGVVEKQGHYVLTARTVTGVMELSRIRLVLRPKFPIAGNRLIDWLSYANGQNGTVDEELRNWSLGKDGYAALVPAALLYECRLLLRRGLRRDYVRRQRVDTALRGRLNVEAQATRCFGAVDRLHVRTFEYEDGGWENLVCGAALATAAGRVSSPLLKHQLASTAMDFPNSPRLADALSLLARAQYSAPNAHYRPAHAWARMVLGGGGPNDLLDPYGFGAQGLLLKLDGLWESVVQRMAAEAAAAVGGRLAEDETDRIRTHGRHGSGTPYFRPDVLLSFAPPGASSATYLAVDAKYKNYAKRNVSREDRHQLLTYIAGYTDPANPLALVVHPDPQGPSSHRLEFQGPRGLVGRILVLGLDTRSDPRTAAEPLRTEIAAFAASAATGRPPT, encoded by the coding sequence GTGACGCTCGACGAGTACGCATCGTGCAGAGTTCCGACGTCCGATCTGAGCTCCGAAGATCTCCACAGACTCCGTTCCCTCAAGTCCGTCGGTGTGGTGGAGAAGCAGGGCCACTACGTCCTCACCGCACGGACGGTCACCGGGGTCATGGAGCTCAGCCGCATTCGGCTGGTGCTCCGCCCCAAGTTCCCGATCGCGGGGAACCGGCTGATCGACTGGCTCTCGTACGCCAACGGACAGAACGGCACCGTCGACGAGGAACTGCGCAACTGGTCTCTCGGCAAGGACGGTTACGCGGCGCTGGTACCCGCCGCCCTGCTGTACGAGTGCCGCCTGCTGTTGCGTCGCGGCCTGCGCCGGGACTACGTACGCCGACAGCGTGTGGACACCGCGCTGCGGGGTCGGCTGAACGTGGAGGCACAGGCCACCAGGTGCTTCGGCGCGGTCGACCGACTGCACGTCAGGACCTTCGAGTACGAGGACGGAGGCTGGGAGAACCTGGTGTGCGGCGCAGCCCTCGCCACCGCAGCCGGACGCGTGAGCTCGCCGCTTCTGAAGCACCAACTTGCCTCCACAGCAATGGACTTCCCGAACTCCCCTCGGCTCGCCGACGCACTGTCGCTGCTCGCCCGCGCCCAGTACTCCGCGCCCAACGCCCACTACCGGCCTGCCCACGCATGGGCACGCATGGTGCTCGGCGGAGGCGGTCCCAACGATCTGCTGGATCCCTACGGCTTCGGAGCACAGGGGCTGCTCCTCAAGCTGGACGGGCTCTGGGAGAGCGTGGTCCAGCGGATGGCGGCAGAGGCCGCGGCTGCGGTCGGTGGCCGGCTGGCCGAAGACGAGACCGACCGCATCCGGACACACGGGAGGCATGGGAGCGGCACGCCGTACTTCCGACCCGACGTCCTGTTGTCCTTCGCTCCGCCCGGGGCATCGTCCGCGACCTACCTTGCCGTGGACGCGAAATACAAGAACTACGCGAAAAGGAATGTCTCCCGCGAGGACCGGCATCAACTCCTGACCTACATCGCCGGCTATACCGACCCAGCGAATCCACTTGCCCTGGTGGTCCACCCCGACCCTCAAGGACCGTCCAGCCACCGGTTGGAATTCCAGGGACCACGCGGGCTGGTGGGCCGCATTCTGGTGCTCGGTCTGGACACCCGCTCCGATCCGAGGACGGCGGCCGAACCGCTACGGACGGAGATCGCCGCCTTCGCCGCGTCCGCGGCCACGGGCCGACCACCGACGTGA
- a CDS encoding FMN-binding glutamate synthase family protein, with protein MRFGAVALTLLLAAATVLAALTASAWWWPAAVLLALLGLLGAYDLLQRRHSVLRNYPVIGHARFLREGIRPELQQYFVERNFDGRPFDRDTRSIVYERAKGTDAEEPYGTERDVYRAGHEFLVPSMAPRPVPDEAPRVRIGGPDCAKPYDMALLNVSAMSFGSLSTQAILALNKGAAGGGFAHDTGEGGLSEYHLRHGGDIVWEIGTGYFGCRTADGDFDPGEFADKAAHDSVKCVSLKLSQGAKPGIGGVLPGAKVNAEIARVRDVPQGRTVVSPPYHRVFSTPRELVRFVARMRELSGGKPAGFKLCVGSRSQFLAVCKAMVEEDTAPDFIIVDGSEGGTGAAPLEFADHVGTPLTEGLITVHNALVGAGLRDRVRIGASGKIATGSDLVKRMVQGADYGNAARAMMFAVGCIQAQRCHTNTCPTGVTTQDPRRARALDVGDKSARVQRLQESTVASALQIMASMGVTDPAQLRPHMLRRRIDPYTVRSYDELHEWLSPGQLLLDPPASWAADWSAADPDRFTV; from the coding sequence ATGAGATTCGGTGCCGTGGCCCTGACCCTCCTGCTGGCTGCCGCGACGGTCCTCGCGGCCCTCACCGCCTCGGCCTGGTGGTGGCCGGCCGCGGTGCTCCTCGCCCTCCTCGGCCTGCTGGGCGCGTACGACCTGCTGCAACGGCGCCACTCGGTGCTGCGCAACTACCCCGTGATCGGCCACGCCCGCTTCCTGCGGGAGGGCATCCGCCCGGAGCTCCAGCAGTACTTCGTCGAGCGCAACTTCGACGGTCGCCCGTTCGACCGCGACACCCGCAGCATCGTCTACGAGCGCGCCAAGGGCACCGACGCCGAGGAACCGTACGGCACCGAGCGCGACGTCTACCGCGCGGGCCACGAGTTCCTCGTGCCGTCGATGGCCCCCCGGCCGGTGCCCGACGAGGCGCCCCGCGTGCGGATCGGCGGCCCGGACTGCGCCAAGCCGTACGACATGGCGCTGCTCAACGTGTCCGCCATGAGCTTCGGCTCGCTGTCCACGCAGGCGATCCTGGCCCTGAACAAGGGCGCCGCCGGCGGCGGCTTCGCGCACGACACCGGTGAGGGCGGGCTGTCGGAATACCACCTGCGGCACGGCGGCGACATCGTCTGGGAGATCGGCACCGGCTACTTCGGCTGCCGCACCGCCGACGGCGACTTCGACCCCGGGGAGTTCGCGGACAAGGCCGCGCACGACAGCGTCAAGTGCGTCTCGTTGAAGCTGTCCCAGGGTGCCAAGCCCGGGATCGGCGGGGTACTGCCCGGCGCGAAGGTGAACGCGGAGATCGCCCGGGTACGGGATGTCCCGCAGGGGAGGACCGTCGTCTCGCCGCCGTACCACCGGGTGTTCAGCACGCCCCGCGAACTGGTGCGGTTCGTCGCCCGGATGCGGGAGCTGTCGGGCGGAAAGCCGGCGGGCTTCAAGCTGTGCGTCGGCTCGCGGAGCCAGTTCCTGGCGGTCTGCAAGGCGATGGTCGAGGAGGACACCGCCCCGGACTTCATCATCGTCGACGGCTCCGAGGGCGGCACCGGCGCGGCGCCGCTGGAGTTCGCCGACCACGTCGGCACGCCGCTCACCGAGGGCCTGATCACCGTGCACAACGCCCTGGTCGGCGCGGGGCTGCGCGACCGGGTGCGGATCGGCGCGAGCGGCAAGATCGCCACCGGAAGCGACCTCGTCAAGCGCATGGTCCAGGGCGCGGACTACGGGAACGCCGCGCGCGCCATGATGTTCGCGGTCGGCTGCATCCAGGCCCAGCGCTGCCACACCAACACCTGCCCGACGGGCGTCACCACCCAGGACCCCCGGCGTGCCCGCGCCCTGGACGTCGGTGACAAGTCCGCCCGCGTGCAGCGGCTCCAGGAGTCGACGGTCGCCAGCGCGCTCCAGATCATGGCGTCCATGGGCGTCACCGACCCGGCGCAACTGCGCCCGCACATGCTGCGTCGGCGGATCGACCCGTACACGGTCCGTTCCTACGACGAACTCCACGAGTGGCTGTCGCCGGGTCAACTGCTGCTCGACCCGCCCGCCTCGTGGGCCGCCGACTGGTCCGCCGCCGACCCCGACCGCTTCACGGTCTGA
- a CDS encoding Fic family protein produces MLYATPRLTPVDETVLGEITAMHSELSHAVRQAPAKWTQDLRRALTASAIAASNTIEGFQVDARDVADLMDGEREGINASEVDKAETLAYQQMMTYLQSLYDVEDFSYSKGLLNALHWMLQGHHHTRDRPAGQWRRKPIFISAAGDPLSVEYEGPGDERLPVLTGELVDWLNEGDLDAHPLIRAAMAHLNLVKIHPWVDGNGRMSRSLQTLVIARQRVLAPEFSSVEEWLGMPGNTWDYYRVLREVGGPVYSPERGTGPWISFSLRAHHEQAQRVRHRVERSTDVWLLLDEHAAGLGVSDRQVAALHEVAIAGRVRRSRYEKSEGLNSQQATRDMQALVRSGVLAAVGQTKGRHYVAGDRFPRTVLEAAQRRHVIRNPYAS; encoded by the coding sequence ATGTTGTATGCGACACCACGCCTGACCCCCGTCGACGAGACGGTTCTCGGAGAGATCACCGCCATGCACTCCGAACTGAGTCATGCGGTGCGCCAGGCACCTGCGAAGTGGACCCAGGACCTACGTCGCGCTCTGACGGCCTCGGCGATCGCCGCATCCAACACCATCGAAGGCTTCCAGGTCGATGCGCGTGATGTCGCCGACCTCATGGATGGTGAGCGGGAGGGCATCAACGCCAGCGAAGTCGACAAGGCGGAGACCCTCGCCTACCAGCAGATGATGACCTATCTCCAGTCCCTGTACGACGTGGAGGACTTCTCCTACAGCAAGGGACTCCTCAACGCTCTGCACTGGATGCTGCAGGGACACCACCACACCCGCGACAGGCCGGCGGGTCAGTGGCGTCGCAAACCCATCTTCATCAGTGCCGCAGGTGATCCACTCAGTGTCGAGTACGAGGGCCCCGGCGACGAGCGACTGCCGGTTCTCACCGGCGAGCTGGTCGACTGGCTCAACGAAGGCGACCTTGACGCGCACCCTCTGATCAGAGCCGCCATGGCGCACCTCAACCTGGTGAAGATCCATCCGTGGGTCGACGGCAACGGTCGGATGTCCCGCAGCCTTCAAACGCTCGTCATCGCCCGGCAGCGAGTGCTCGCACCGGAGTTCTCCTCCGTCGAGGAATGGCTCGGCATGCCCGGTAACACCTGGGACTACTACAGGGTGCTCCGCGAAGTCGGCGGTCCCGTCTACTCCCCGGAACGCGGCACGGGGCCGTGGATCTCCTTCAGCCTGCGCGCCCACCACGAGCAGGCGCAGCGCGTGCGGCACCGTGTGGAGCGTTCCACCGACGTCTGGCTCCTGCTCGACGAGCACGCCGCGGGCCTCGGCGTCAGCGATCGCCAGGTGGCGGCCCTGCACGAAGTGGCCATAGCCGGACGCGTGCGCCGTTCCCGCTATGAGAAGAGCGAGGGGCTGAACTCGCAGCAGGCCACGAGGGACATGCAGGCCCTCGTCAGGTCGGGCGTCCTTGCCGCCGTCGGCCAGACCAAAGGCCGTCACTACGTGGCCGGTGACCGCTTCCCGCGGACCGTTCTCGAAGCCGCGCAGCGCCGCCATGTGATACGCAATCCGTACGCTTCCTAG
- a CDS encoding AAA family ATPase — protein sequence MGDAGKFREELAAQIAQFDRQRAQRVAALAEEERQRVLTLFPLSGWRDLELERYALGPDGRRSGLSFCRLMEYGTDNFGSIRGGSAAKHIVYQHRSGQWRVVPSALRGLEVEAAWAAVRSEFVTAFDASSRGAYELLDDLESLSYGQALTTKALAVYFPGEFLPVFSAAHVRHFAALLGGRPRGYSSGVRTWRANRELLHLLREQEEFTGWSPHEVIDFLYAFHDPRPQDRVVWKIAPGERASLWEDCLQHRRIRIGWDEVGSLGQYESDLELKAALDQQWPRSTGGNLRLARQMLAFRDLERGDLIVANRGKSEVLAVGTVVGGYAYESGEQAHRHTVGVDWDTSYSQSFDTPRHAWQQTLARVPASLMREIRQGRGRRVAAEAPGPAGAAEGVEEPGVLEGSAAEGTVPPDDELPDDVRNVRDLLEHKGQVVLQGPPGTGKTRLALNVALALAGRADVIEASSTERAAVLAQLSAVPENAGVPEEERAARLTMVTFHPSYGYEDFIEGFRPDTAAKGAGLHLKMKNGVFLRVCAAARKLPEQVFLLVVDEINRGDLPRILGELITLLELDKRESVSITLPTSGRQQTVPPNVRIIGTMNSADRSVSHIDSAIRRRFAFLDVPPDLDALDGEVEGLGLAALLEGLNERLDTHFGPDHLLGQAYLLADDRPLATVEQLSHAFHHEIVPLVADYCLGRPELLRAVLGELVDDKTGRVVQTNPQDLPGILAKVFVTAGVTDEDDVPAEPEWDGE from the coding sequence ATGGGTGATGCTGGGAAGTTCCGGGAAGAACTCGCCGCGCAGATTGCGCAGTTCGACCGGCAACGAGCGCAACGGGTCGCCGCCCTGGCGGAGGAGGAGCGTCAGCGGGTGCTGACCCTGTTCCCCCTGTCGGGCTGGCGGGACCTGGAACTGGAGCGGTACGCCTTGGGGCCCGACGGGCGCCGGAGCGGACTCTCCTTCTGCCGGCTGATGGAGTACGGCACCGACAACTTCGGCAGCATCCGCGGCGGCAGTGCGGCCAAGCACATCGTCTACCAGCACCGGTCGGGTCAGTGGCGAGTCGTGCCCAGTGCACTGCGCGGTCTGGAGGTGGAGGCCGCCTGGGCCGCGGTGCGTTCCGAGTTCGTGACGGCCTTCGATGCGTCGAGCCGGGGGGCGTACGAGCTACTGGACGACCTGGAGTCGCTGTCGTACGGCCAGGCACTGACCACCAAGGCACTGGCGGTCTACTTCCCAGGTGAGTTCCTGCCCGTCTTCTCCGCCGCGCACGTCCGTCACTTCGCCGCGTTGCTCGGCGGCAGGCCACGTGGGTACTCCTCCGGTGTGCGTACGTGGCGGGCGAACCGTGAGCTCCTCCATCTCCTGCGGGAACAGGAGGAGTTCACCGGATGGAGCCCCCATGAGGTGATTGACTTCCTGTACGCCTTCCACGATCCGCGTCCGCAGGACCGAGTGGTCTGGAAGATCGCCCCCGGGGAACGAGCGAGCCTCTGGGAGGACTGTCTCCAGCACCGCCGCATCCGGATCGGGTGGGACGAGGTCGGCAGTCTGGGGCAGTACGAGAGCGACCTGGAACTCAAGGCCGCGTTGGACCAGCAGTGGCCGCGCAGCACTGGTGGAAACCTGCGTCTCGCACGGCAGATGCTCGCCTTCCGCGACCTGGAACGTGGCGATCTCATCGTCGCCAACCGAGGGAAGTCAGAGGTACTGGCCGTAGGCACCGTCGTGGGCGGTTACGCCTACGAATCCGGCGAGCAGGCTCACCGCCACACCGTGGGCGTCGACTGGGACACCTCCTACTCCCAGAGCTTCGATACGCCCCGGCACGCCTGGCAGCAGACGCTCGCCAGGGTGCCTGCTTCCCTGATGCGGGAGATCCGGCAGGGGCGGGGTCGACGAGTCGCCGCTGAAGCCCCCGGTCCGGCAGGTGCGGCCGAGGGGGTCGAGGAGCCCGGTGTCCTTGAGGGGAGCGCGGCGGAGGGGACCGTGCCGCCTGATGACGAGCTTCCCGATGACGTGCGGAACGTACGGGATCTGCTGGAACACAAGGGGCAGGTCGTACTCCAGGGACCGCCCGGCACCGGAAAGACCCGGCTGGCGCTCAACGTCGCCCTGGCCCTGGCGGGACGCGCGGACGTGATCGAGGCCAGCTCGACAGAACGGGCCGCTGTTCTGGCGCAACTGTCCGCGGTGCCCGAGAACGCGGGCGTCCCTGAGGAGGAGCGGGCCGCGCGGCTCACGATGGTCACCTTCCACCCGTCCTACGGGTACGAGGACTTCATCGAGGGGTTCAGGCCGGACACGGCGGCGAAAGGGGCCGGCCTCCATCTGAAGATGAAGAACGGGGTGTTCCTGCGGGTCTGCGCGGCTGCCAGGAAGCTCCCGGAGCAGGTGTTCCTGCTGGTCGTGGACGAGATCAACCGAGGCGATCTGCCGCGTATTCTCGGCGAGTTGATCACCCTGCTGGAACTCGACAAGCGGGAATCCGTCTCCATCACCCTGCCGACCAGCGGGCGTCAGCAGACCGTACCGCCGAACGTCCGCATCATCGGCACCATGAACTCCGCGGACCGCAGCGTGAGTCACATCGACTCGGCGATCCGGCGCAGATTCGCGTTCCTCGACGTGCCGCCGGACCTGGACGCTCTGGACGGCGAGGTGGAAGGGCTGGGGCTGGCCGCCTTGCTGGAGGGTCTGAACGAGCGGCTCGACACTCATTTCGGCCCGGATCATCTGCTGGGCCAGGCGTACCTCCTCGCCGACGACCGTCCGCTCGCCACGGTCGAGCAACTCTCCCACGCCTTCCACCACGAGATCGTGCCGCTCGTGGCGGACTACTGCCTCGGTCGCCCCGAACTGCTGCGGGCCGTACTGGGAGAGTTGGTGGACGACAAGACGGGCCGGGTCGTGCAGACCAATCCGCAGGACCTCCCGGGGATCCTTGCGAAGGTCTTCGTCACCGCCGGGGTCACCGACGAGGACGACGTACCGGCCGAGCCCGAGTGGGACGGGGAGTAG
- a CDS encoding thiamine pyrophosphate-dependent enzyme, translating into MARTVARVIVDALTELGVGQVFGVVGDALNPLTDAIRTSDGVEWVGCRHEEAAAFAASAQSQLTGSLGVCMGTVGPGSVHLLNGLYDAAKSRTPVLAIAGQVPLPELGSDYFQEVDNDALFSDVAVFRATVTSPEQMPLLLETAVRTALGRRGVAVLSVPGDIGERQLDADRPARFSLTAPTTRPDGDAVRAAAALLDRSERVTLLVGRGARAARDQVLSLAERLAAPMVLTLKAKEGFEGDNPFQVGQTGLIGNPAAASSLQEADTLLLLGTDFPYRDWYPEGATVVQVDTEPTHIGRRVPVEIGLVGDVGVTVRDLLAELSATPRDGGKGRDRAHLEKAVEHFASWREGQTRLTAPEHDKGLIGRVRSALDNREHGIRPEALAAAVDRHAAEDAVFTSDTGMATVWLSRFVEMRGDRRLLGSYNLGSMANAMPHALGAQMLDRDRQVVAFCGDGGLSMLLGDLMTLKTYDLPVTLVVFDNRRLGMVKLEQEQSGLPEFGTVLDNPDFAAVATALGLTGIRVTDPAALDDAVRTALATPGPVLLDVLTNPDEIAVPAKPTVQQGWGFAVAKMKEIVRSHGDDSAAG; encoded by the coding sequence GTGGCCCGTACCGTTGCCCGCGTCATCGTGGACGCCCTGACCGAACTCGGCGTGGGCCAGGTCTTCGGGGTGGTCGGCGACGCCCTGAACCCGTTGACCGACGCCATCCGCACCTCCGACGGCGTCGAGTGGGTGGGCTGCCGGCACGAGGAGGCGGCGGCGTTCGCCGCGAGCGCGCAGTCCCAGCTCACCGGGAGCCTCGGGGTCTGCATGGGGACGGTCGGCCCCGGCTCGGTGCACCTGCTCAACGGCCTCTACGACGCCGCCAAGAGCCGCACGCCCGTGTTGGCCATAGCCGGCCAGGTGCCGCTGCCCGAACTGGGCAGCGACTACTTCCAGGAGGTCGACAACGACGCCCTGTTCAGCGACGTCGCGGTCTTCCGCGCCACGGTGACCTCCCCGGAGCAGATGCCGCTGCTGCTGGAGACCGCGGTCCGCACCGCACTCGGGCGCAGGGGGGTCGCCGTGCTCTCCGTCCCCGGGGACATCGGGGAGAGGCAGCTCGACGCGGACCGGCCGGCCAGGTTCTCGCTCACCGCGCCCACGACCCGGCCGGACGGCGACGCGGTCCGTGCCGCGGCGGCCCTGCTCGACCGGTCCGAGCGCGTCACCCTGCTCGTCGGCCGCGGCGCCCGCGCCGCCCGTGACCAGGTACTTTCCCTCGCCGAGCGGCTGGCGGCGCCCATGGTCCTGACGCTGAAGGCCAAGGAGGGCTTCGAGGGCGACAACCCCTTCCAGGTCGGCCAGACCGGCCTGATCGGCAACCCCGCCGCCGCCTCCAGCCTCCAGGAGGCCGACACCCTGCTGCTGCTCGGCACCGACTTCCCCTACCGCGACTGGTACCCCGAGGGCGCGACCGTGGTCCAGGTCGACACGGAGCCGACCCACATCGGCCGCCGGGTCCCCGTCGAGATCGGTCTGGTCGGGGATGTCGGGGTGACCGTCCGGGACCTGCTGGCCGAGCTGTCCGCGACGCCGCGCGACGGCGGGAAGGGCCGTGACCGAGCGCACCTGGAGAAGGCGGTCGAGCACTTCGCGTCCTGGCGCGAGGGGCAGACCAGGCTGACCGCCCCCGAGCACGACAAGGGCCTGATCGGCCGGGTCCGTTCGGCGCTGGACAACCGCGAGCACGGCATCCGCCCCGAGGCACTGGCCGCCGCGGTCGACCGGCACGCCGCCGAGGACGCGGTCTTCACCTCCGACACGGGCATGGCGACCGTCTGGCTGTCCCGCTTCGTCGAGATGCGCGGCGACCGCCGGCTGCTCGGCTCGTACAACCTCGGCTCCATGGCCAACGCCATGCCGCACGCGCTGGGCGCGCAGATGCTGGACCGGGACCGCCAGGTGGTGGCGTTCTGCGGCGACGGCGGCCTGAGCATGCTGCTCGGCGACCTGATGACCCTCAAGACGTACGACCTGCCGGTCACGCTGGTCGTCTTCGACAACCGCCGGCTGGGCATGGTCAAACTGGAGCAGGAGCAGTCGGGCCTCCCGGAGTTCGGCACGGTGCTGGACAACCCCGACTTCGCCGCCGTCGCGACGGCCCTCGGCCTCACCGGCATCCGCGTCACCGACCCCGCCGCACTCGACGACGCCGTCCGCACCGCGCTGGCGACCCCGGGCCCTGTCCTCCTCGACGTCCTCACCAACCCCGACGAGATCGCGGTCCCCGCCAAGCCCACGGTCCAACAGGGCTGGGGGTTCGCCGTGGCCAAGATGAAGGAGATCGTCCGGAGCCACGGTGACGACTCGGCGGCGGGTTGA
- a CDS encoding ADP-ribosylglycohydrolase family protein, whose translation MDRVERAVGAVVGSAVGDALGAPFEFGAAGVFSARFPEPGCGGEMCGGGGWEPGEATDDTQMAVCVGESLVERGGLDLPDVFARFRRWAAADPKDIGLQTEDVLTNGLPWDRAADEHFRTHHRAAGNGALMRAATSGVYFAGRGRTATVEAGRRLAALTHGDPAAWEGTAIFHDLLRIALEGADPVEAVPDALAVVDPGHRERYATVLAPGWRPEQATEFNGAVWPCLGSAVWAVRTTGSYEEAVRAAIDLGGDTDTVGAVTGALAGAVHGAGSLPGRWTTSLHVPLPGSGGRVLRVSDLSALAVRLAESARR comes from the coding sequence ATGGATCGGGTGGAGCGTGCGGTCGGGGCGGTGGTCGGGTCGGCGGTGGGGGACGCGCTGGGAGCGCCGTTCGAGTTCGGAGCGGCGGGGGTGTTCTCCGCGCGGTTTCCCGAGCCGGGCTGCGGTGGGGAGATGTGCGGGGGCGGCGGTTGGGAGCCCGGCGAGGCGACGGACGACACGCAGATGGCGGTGTGCGTGGGTGAGTCGCTGGTGGAGCGGGGCGGGTTGGATCTGCCGGACGTGTTCGCTCGGTTCCGGAGGTGGGCTGCGGCCGACCCGAAGGACATCGGGCTGCAGACCGAGGACGTCCTGACCAACGGCCTGCCCTGGGACCGCGCGGCCGACGAGCACTTCCGGACCCATCACCGTGCCGCCGGTAACGGTGCGTTGATGCGGGCGGCCACGTCCGGGGTCTACTTCGCGGGACGCGGCCGTACCGCCACCGTGGAGGCCGGGCGGCGTCTGGCCGCGCTCACCCACGGGGACCCCGCCGCGTGGGAGGGCACCGCGATCTTCCACGACCTGCTGCGCATCGCGCTGGAGGGCGCCGATCCGGTGGAGGCCGTCCCCGACGCGCTGGCCGTGGTTGATCCCGGCCACCGCGAGCGGTACGCGACCGTACTGGCCCCGGGCTGGCGGCCTGAGCAGGCGACGGAGTTCAACGGAGCCGTCTGGCCCTGCCTCGGTTCAGCCGTCTGGGCGGTGCGGACCACCGGCTCCTACGAGGAAGCGGTACGCGCCGCGATCGATCTGGGCGGCGACACCGACACCGTAGGCGCCGTCACCGGCGCCCTGGCCGGCGCGGTCCACGGAGCGGGGTCCCTCCCCGGCCGATGGACCACGTCCCTGCACGTCCCGTTGCCCGGCTCCGGCGGACGGGTACTCCGCGTCTCCGACCTCTCGGCCTTGGCCGTCCGCCTGGCCGAGAGCGCGCGAAGGTGA